From one Rosa rugosa chromosome 4, drRosRugo1.1, whole genome shotgun sequence genomic stretch:
- the LOC133742458 gene encoding putative SWI/SNF-related matrix-associated actin-dependent regulator of chromatin subfamily A member 3-like 1 has translation MDDQDPVSLFLSLDHWQGPPADPDNDSDPPLPTPSDTYMLGFVIANIVGIQYYSGTITGREMVGLVREPLNPYDSNAIRVLNTRTIQVGHIERAVAAALAPLIDADLIAVEGIVPNTRAKGNRFKIPCQVHIFARIDDFPSVISAIHGAGLQLISDNDAVFSSEAMVVKEKKAERGYKTVDEIFKLVDDNASQNGAVEPMEPPKEVIKSELFRHQKEGLGWLVGRENSVDLPPFWEEKSDGSFVNVLTNYHTQNRPEPLRGGIFADDMGLGKTLTLLSLIAFDRYGSGNCASVDVSIPNDNEMGEDEGLPVSGSKKGKRNKTSKKGAAPRKRRKTEDSNVSVNDKSTAGFSSKSTIIVCPPSVFSTWVTQLGEHTRPGRLKVYMYYGDRTRNAEELKKYDIVLTTYSILATEHSWPSSPVKEIEWWRVILDEAHTIKNVNAQQSQAVTNLKAKRRWAVTGTPIQNGSFDLFSLMAFLRFEPFSIKSYWQSLVQRPLAQGNKMGLSRLQVLMATISLRRTKDKGLIGLPPKTIETCYVELSAEERELYDGMEGEAKSVLRNYIAAGSMMRNYSTVLSIILRLRQICTDSALCPSDLKSLLPSNDIEDVSKNPELLKKMVEVLQDGEDFDCPICISPPTDVVITCCAHIFCQACILKTLQRTKPCCPLCRRPLSQSDLFSAPQTSSDDDNTISSKTTMSSKVSTLVKLLVESRNQNPLTKSVVFSQFRKMLLHLEEVLKTAGFKVLRLDGSMTANKRAQVIKEFGVVGDDVPTVLLASLKASGTGINLTAASKVYLLEPWWNPAVEEQAMDRVHRIGQKEDVKIVRLIARNSIEERILELQEKKKKLAKEAFGKRGAKDRRDVGADDLISLMSL, from the exons ATGGACGATCAAGACCCAGTAAGCCTCTTCTTGAGCCTCGATCACTGGCAAGGCCCCCCTGCCGACCCTGACAACGACTCGGACCCTCCTCTCCCTACTCCCTCCGACACCTACATGCTCGGCTTCGTCATCGCCAACATAGTCGGAATCCAGTACTACTCCGGCACCATCACCGGCCGAGAAATGGTCGGCCTCGTCCGCGAACCCCTCAACCCCTACGATTCCAACGCCATCAGAGTCCTCAACACCCGGACTATCCAAGTCGGCCACATCGAACGCGCCGTTGCCGCCGCCCTCGCCCCGTTGATTGACGCCGACTTGATCGCCGTCGAAGGAATCGTCCCCAACACGCGCGCCAAGGGCAATAGGTTTAAGATTCCTTGCCAGGTTCACATCTTTGCCAGAATCGACGACTTCCCCTCCGTCATATCTGCCATTCACGGCGCTGGCCTGCAGTTGATTTCGGACAACGACGCGGTGTTTTCATCGGAGGCGATGGTGGTGAAGGAGAAGAAGGCTGAGAGGGGGTACAAGACTGTGGATGAGATTTTCAAGCTGGTGGATGACAATGCCAGCCAAAACGGTGCGGTGGAGCCGATGGAGCCGCCCAAGGAAGTGATCAAATCGGAGCTTTTTCGGCACCAGAAGGAAGGGCTGGGGTGGTTGGTTGGCAGAGAGAATTCTGTTGATTTGCCTCCGTTTTGGGAAGAGAAGAGTGATGGGTCTTTTGTCAATGTGTTGACAAATTACCATACACAGAACCGACCGGAGCCTCTAAGAGGTGGCATCTTTGCAGATGATATGGGTTTGGGTAAGACTCTGACTTTGCTTTCCTTGATTGCTTTTGATAGATATGGTAGTGGCAACTGTGCTAGTGTAGATGTAAGCATACCAAATGATAATGAAATGGGTGAGGATGAGGGGTTGCCTGTTTCCGGTAGTAAGAAGGGTAAGAGGAATAAAACAAGTAAAAAGGGAGCTGCGCCAAGGAAAAGACGTAAAACTGAGGATAGCAATGTGAGTGTAAATGATAAGTCTACTGCTGGTTTCAGTAGCAAGTCCACGATAATTGTGTGCCCTCCTTCTGTATTTTCGACATGGGTAACACAGCTAGGAGAACACACTAGGCCAGGCAGATTGAAGGTGTATATGTATTATGGGGATCGGACTCGAAATGCTGAGGAGCTTAAGAAGTACGATATAGTGTTAACTACTTACAGTATTCTTGCTACTGAACATTCTTGGCCAAGCTCTCCTGTTAAAGAGATTGAGTGGTGGCGGGTCATTTTGGATGAGGCGCATACGATTAAGAATGTGAATGCTCAACAAAGTCAAGCTGTCACTAACTTGAAGGCTAAGCGAAGGTGGGCTGTTACTGGAACACCAATCCAGAATGGCTcatttgatttgttttctttgatgGCATTCTTGAGATTTGAGCCTTTCTCAATTAAGAGCTACTGGCAAAGCTTGGTGCAGCGCCCGCTTGCTCAAGGTAACAAGATGGGGCTTTCACGCCTGCAG GTTTTGATGGCAACCATTTCTTTGCGGAGAACAAAAGACAAAGGACTGATTGGATTGCCACCTAAAACTATAGAGACTTGCTACGTGGAATTATCTGCTGAAGAACGTGAACTGTATGATGGGATGGAGGGAGAAGCGAAGAGTGTATTGCGGAATTACATAGCTGCTGGTAGTATGATGCGGAATTATTCCACTGTACTTAGTATAATCTTACGACTGCGGCAAATCTGTACTGATTCGGCATTATGCCCTTCTGATCTCAAGTCACTTCTTCCTTCCAACGATATTGAAG ATGTCTCAAAGAACCCAGAGCTACTGAAAAAGATGGTTGAGGTGCTGCAAGATGGTGAAGATTTTGATTGTCCAATTTGCATTTCTCCACCAACCGATGTTGTTATTACTTGTTGTGCACACATCTTTTGCCAAGCTTGTATTCTGAAAACCCTTCAGCGCACAAAACCCTGCTGTCCTTTGTGTCGCCGTCCTCTATCACAATCTGATCTGTTCTCAGCCCCTCAAACATCTTCTGATGATGACAACACAATATCCTCAAAAACAACCATGTCTTCAAAAGTTTCTACTCTCGTAAAACTTCTTGTTGAATCAAGGAATCAAAACCCACTGACCAAATCAGTAGTGTTTTCACAATTTCGAAAGATGTTGCTACATCTTGAAGAGGTACTGAAAACAGCTGGTTTCAAGGTTTTGCGTTTAGATGGGTCTATGACCGCAAATAAAAGAGCTCAAGTAATCAAAGAGTTTGGGGTTGTAGGAGATGATGTGCCCACAGTTTTACTTGCAAGTCTGAAGGCTTCAGGAACAGGGATAAATCTTACCGCTGCTAGTAAAGTCTATTTGTTGGAGCCATGGTGGAACCCAGCAGTTGAGGAACAAGCAATGGATCGCGTTCACCGGATTGGGCAGAAGGAGGATGTAAAGATTGTCAGATTGATTGCTCGAAACAGCATTGAAGAGAGGATATTAGAGTtacaggagaaaaagaagaaacttgCGAAGGAAGCTTTCGGAAAGAGAGGTGCAAAAGATCGCAGAGATGTGGGTGCCGATGATCTTATTAGCCTCATGTCCTTGTGA
- the LOC133743699 gene encoding NADH dehydrogenase [ubiquinone] iron-sulfur protein 8-B, mitochondrial-like has product MAAFLARKSLHALRARQLQLAVPGKALQGSHFYGMRSSSHCYSTKLEDEEREQLAKEMSKDWSAVFERSINTLFLTEMVRGLMLTLKYFFEQKVTINYPFEKGPLSPRFRGEHALRRYPTGEERCIACKLCEAICPAQAITIEAEEREDGSRRTTRYDIDMTKCIYCGFCQEACPVDAIVEGPNFEFSTETHEELLYDKEKLLENGDRWETEIAENLRSESLYR; this is encoded by the exons ATGGCTGCCTTTCTAGCTCGGAAATCCCTTCACGCTCTTCGTGCCAGACAGCTTCAGCTC gCTGTACCAGGGAAAGCACTGCAGGGATCCCACTTCTATGGAATGCGATCCAGCTCACATTGCTACTCAACTAAACTAG AGGATGAGGAAAGAGAGCAATTGGCAAAGGAGATGTCCAAGGACTGGAGTGCTG TTTTTGAGAGAAGCATCAACACACTATTTCTTACTGAAATGGTTCGAGGTCTGATGCTGACGCTCAAGTACTTTTTTGAGCAAAAAGTTACT ATCAATTATCCATTCGAGAAGGGTCCTTTGAGTCCTCGTTTTCGTGGTGAACATGCCCTACGGCGTTATCCTACAGGAGAAGAGCGTTGCATTGCCTGCAAACTTTGTGAAGCT ATTTGCCCAGCACAGGCAATTACAATTGAGGCTGAGGAACGAGAAGATGGTAGCCGTAGGACTACTAG GTATGACATTGACATGACAAAGTGCATCTACTGTGGGTTCTGTCAAGAGGCATGTCCAGTAGATGCTATTGTAGAAGGACCAAACTTTGAATTTTCAACAGAGACTCATGAG GAGCTTCTTTATGACAAAGAAAAGCTGCTCGAGAATGGAGACCGTTGGGAGACTGAGATTGCTGAGAACCTCAGATCTGAAAGCCTCTATCGTTGA